The Seriola aureovittata isolate HTS-2021-v1 ecotype China chromosome 12, ASM2101889v1, whole genome shotgun sequence genome window below encodes:
- the LOC130179333 gene encoding protein zyg-11 homolog isoform X3: MEAEGPQGLSDLCLAQVCRSLDSLCSRRADGSMSLSWAPLFPQEMADQLLRKMATAGILNDTTVGIFRNCKELRLRRASIRCCPVSADAFCLALCPHRLQELDASWVPGGLTGANIVAGMASNLECRSSLQRLSLNGLRLDWESLEEDGGVRVGFSSLQGLRTLNLANTDLSDAALEDICTLPQLETLDISCSAVSNLTALLECKNTLRSLIAHRLRQLDMSPARLLFVLSQLHALKHLDFSNDHFAVDDNDGRDGDETVRQLLEGSPQVLPSLVSLDISGRKRVNEAAVRVFVEARNGLVFLGLLATGVSSCAVLSSQENLKVTGEANENQVCEALRRYRDRECFTREALVHLYNLTTDIDKPRPDMLQLVLSGMQSHPTSLHVHLVATACAFNLTTQDLAESMPVSLITSAVTQLLYAMKTFPGHQQVQKNCLLALCSDYILQDVPFDKYLAATLVINWLSSHEDLTLQRMAVAVISILVAKLSTEQMAQLSKDVFIMKQLLAIVQQKAMVGVVDSTLKFALSALWNLTDEMPAAARNFIECQGLELYEEVLESYYTEPSIQQKVLGLLNNIAEVEELQADLLEEDLLEHVLSLLQDSQVEVGVRYFAGGILAHLTSRPEAWTLEEELRTTILKQMHTSIMTWTQLEREMVSYRLVSPQECSCGQSGPYIWSAVKTRHITAACWRGKA; encoded by the exons ATG GAAGCCGAGGGCCCCCAGGGCTTGAGCGACCTCTGCTTGGCTCAGGTGTGCCGCAGCCTGGACTCCCTGTGCAGCAGACGAGCAGACGGCtccatgagcctcagctgggCCCCACTGTTCCCACAGGAGATGGCTGACCAGCTGCTGCGAAAGATGGCAACTGCAG GGATACTGAATGACACAACTGTTGGGATTTTCCGAAACTGCAAAGAGCTCCGCCTGCGCCGAGCCTCCATCCGCTGCTGCCCAGTATCTGCAGACGCTTTCTGTCTGGCCCTCTGCCCTCACCGTCTCCAGGAGCTAGATGCCTCCTGGGTCCCTGGGGGCCTCACTGGGGCTAACATTGTCGCAGGCATGGCATCCAACCTGGAGTGCAGGTCCAGCCTGCAGAGGTTGTCCCTCAATGGGCTCCGTCTGGACTGGGAGTCtctggaggaggatggaggggtcCGAGTTGGCTTCAGCTCGCTGCAGGGACTGAGGACGCTAAACCTGGCCAACACAGACCTGAGTGACGCTGCCCTGGAGGATATCTGCACTCTCCCTCAGCTGGAGACTCTGGATATCTCCTGCAGTGCCGTCTCAAACCTCACAGCGCTCCTTGAGTGCAAGAACACCCTGAGGTCCTTAATCGCCCACCGGCTGCGGCAGCTGGATATGTCACCTGCCAGGCTGCTCTTTGTCCTCAGCCAGCTTCACGCTCTCAAGCATCTGGACTTTTCCAATGACCACTTTGCTGTGGATGACAACGACGGGAGGGACGGGGATGAGACAGTGCGGCAGCTTCTGGAGGGGAGTCCCCAGGTTCTCCCTTCGCTTGTTTCTCTAGATATATCCGGGCGGAAGAGGGTCAATGAAGCCGCAGTCCGAGTGTTTGTGGAAGCCAGGAACGGGCTGGTCTTCCTGGGCCTGCTAGCCACCGGGGTCAGCTCCTGTGCTGTCCTTTCTTCACAGGAAAACCTAAAA GTAACCGGAGAAGCTAATGAGAACCAGGTGTGTGAGGCCCTGAGACGCTACAGAGACAGGGAGTGTTTTACACGAGAGGCCCTCGTCCATCTCTACAATCTAACCACAGACATTGACAAACCACGACCGGATATGCTACAG CTGGTGCTGAGTGGGATGCAGAGCCACCCCACCTCCCTGCACGTCCACCTGGTGGCCACTGCGTGCGCATTCAACCTGACCACTCAGGACCTGGCAGAGTCCATGCCCGTCAGCCTGATCACCTCCGCTGTCACCCAGCTGCTGTACGCCATGAAGACCTTCCCCGGCCACCAGCAG GTTCAGAAAAACTGTCTGCTGGCACTTTGCAGTGACTACATCCTTCAGGATGTCCCATTTGACAA GTATTTAGCTGCCACGCTGGTGATTAACTGGCTGAGCAGCCACGAGGATCTGACCCTTCAGAGGATGGCTGTGGCTGTCATCTCCATTCTGGTGGCCAAG ttgTCCACAGAGCAGATGGCACAACTCAGCAAGGACGTCTTTATTATGAAG cagctgctggctATCGTGCAGCAGAAGGCGATGGTGGGAGTGGTGGACTCCACTCTGAAGTTCGCCCTGAGTGCTCTGTGGAACCTGACGGATGAGATGCCCGCTGCGGCCCGCAACTTCATCGAGTGCCAGGGCCTGGAGCTGTACGAGGAGGTTCTGGAG TCGTACTACACTGAACCTTCTATTCAACAGAAAGTTCTTGGCCTCCTG AACAATAtagcagaggtggaggagctgcAAGCAGACCTGTTGGAGGAGGACCTGCTGGAACACGTCCTCAGCCTCCTGCAGGATTCCCAGGTGGAGGTCGGGGTCCGTTACTTCGCCGGGGGGATTCTGGCGCATCTCACCTCCAGACCGGAGGCCTGGACCCTGGAGGAGGAGCTCCGCACCACCATACTGAAGcagatg CATACTTCCATAATGACATGGACCCAACTGGAGAGAGAAATGGTCTCTTACAG ACTCGTCAGCCCTCAGGAGTGCAGCTGTGGGCAGTCTGGGCCATACATCTGGTCTGCAGTCAAAACA CGTCACATTACAGCGGCATGCTGGAGAGGGAAGGCATGA
- the LOC130178389 gene encoding leucine-rich repeat-containing protein 52-like has product MRLAPQPSAQPLRLIVLLLLSTGVITSPVLSSGCPDRCVCDDQLVVQCAGQHLTTFPVNLPLATRQLIISNNRIVELPPLALNYLSDLVYLDCSNNSLTEISESTFGNLRKLAYLDLSFNTLIRIEDRTFGPLTSLVMLRMTDNPGLSEIHPDAFAENAALQVLDVSRNNLTVLNITSLIALPALRSVGLSGNPWSCECDNEDLCLWVHLEGFKFQDEGQTVCGSPADIQGRRLGEVGIQLRTLCHQTLGSWDYLFFVVIGFVIFAAGTVSAWVMGVIMVLYERYIKKKDEQLDVDDAEETSEAGRPSRARNDHGNGNIKTSHNV; this is encoded by the exons ATGCGTCTTGCCCCGCAGCCAAGCGCGCAACCCTTGCGGCTCATagttctgctcctcctctccacgGGGGTGATCACATCCCCGGTGCTCTCCTCTGGCTGCccggacaggtgtgtgtgtgatgaccaGCTGGTGGTCCAGTGCGCTGGGCAGCATCTGACCACCTTCCCGGTCAACTTGCCGCTGGCCACGCGGCAGCTCATCATCTCCAACAACCGCATCGTGGAGCTGCCGCCGCTCGCGCTCAACTACCTCTCCGATCTGGTGTACCTGGACTGCAGCAACAACTCCCTGACGGAGATATCAGAGTCCACGTTTGGGAATCTACGCAAGCTCGCCTACCTGGACCTCTCCTTCAACACCTTGATCCGAATCGAGGACAGGACGTTCGGCCCCTTGACGAGTCTGGTGATGCTGAGGATGACAGACAACCCGGGGCTCTCGGAGATTCATCCGGACGCCTTTGCGGAAAACGCGGCCCTTCAGGTTCTGGATGTGAGCCGGAACAACCTGACTGTCCTCAACATCACCTCTCTGATCGCGCTGCCCGCCCTGCGCTCGGTGGGGCTCAGCGGGAACCCGTGGAGCTGCGAGTGCGACAACGAAGACCTGTGTCTGTGGGTCCACCTGGAGGGTTTCAAGTTCCAAG aTGAGGGCCAGACAGTGTGTGGCTCACCTGCTGACATACAGGGCCGTCGACTGGGTGAGGTGGGCATCCAGCTACGGACGTTATGTCACCAGACACTGGGCTCCTGGGACTATCTTTTCTTTGTCGTCATCGGCTTTGTCATCTTTGCTGCTGGCACCGTGTCGGCCTGGGTGATGGGCGTGATCATGGTGCTCTACGAGCGATACATCAAGAAGAAAGACGAACAGCTCGACGTGGACGACGCGGAAGAAACCAGTGAGGCGGGTCGTCCCTCACGGGCCAGGAATGACCATGGTAACGGGAACATAAAAACCTCACATAATGTTTAA
- the LOC130179334 gene encoding angiopoietin-related protein 1-like → MGPGTWSLFILLGLALWSNSQALTKNPILSRIRRAPEASGENKKCSYTFLVPEQKITGPICAARGYSTDKDRVTRLDVAAVRDLLSKQRREMETLKLVVDVDGNLVNEMKLLRKESRNMNSRVTQLYMQLLHEIIRKRDNSLELAQLETRILNATTESLRLASRYRELEAKYAALSAVVNNQSVLIGALEERCMQVYSRRHEHPPMGPPLVQVVPENIPVNVPRFTNEIQRDHTRGFARERGSRSGPSPTSGTLEVQKPPERNFSAEGPFRDCLAAQEAGHSTSGMYLIRPDEAERPVQAWCEQDIDNGGWTVIQSRRDGSVNFFRNWDNYKSGFGNIDGEYWLGLEGIYNLGRQGDYKLLVELEDWMGKKVYAQYSSFHLEPESEGFRLRLGTYQGNAGDSLSSHNGKQFTTLDRDKDAFSGNCAHFHKGGWWYNACGQANLNGVWYTGGVYRSKFQDGIFWADYGGGFYSMKSVRMMIRPID, encoded by the exons ATGGGACCTGGAACATGGAGCCTATTTATTCTGCTTGGTTTGGCCCTCTGGAGCAACAGCCAAGCCCTCACCAAAAACCCCATCCTCTCCCGGATACGAAGGGCTCCAGAGGCCAgcggagaaaacaaaaagtgctcTTACACCTTCCTGGTCCCTGAACAGAAGATCACAGGCCCCATCTGTGCCGCCCGCGGTTACTCAACCGATAAGGACAGAGTGACGCGCCTGGACGTGGCTGCAGTGCGCGACCTTCTGTCAAAGCAGCGTCGGGAGATGGAGACTTTGAAGCTGGTGGTGGATGTGGATGGCAACTTGGTAAATGAGATGAAGCTATTGAGGAAAGAGAGCAGGAACATGAACTCCAGGGTGACCCAACTCTACATGCAGCTACTGCATGAGATCATCAGGAAGAGGGACAACTCACTGGAGCTGGCCCAGCTGGAGACACGCATCCTTAATGCCACCACTGAGTCACTACGTCTGGCCTCCAGGTACAGGGAACTGGAGGCCAAATACGCAGCCCTGTCTGCAGTGGTGAACAACCAGTCAGTGCTGATTGGAGCGCTGGAAGAGCGTTGTATGCAGGTGTACAGCCGCAGACACGAGCACCCACCCATGGGACCTCCTCTGGTGCAGGTGGTGCCTGAGAACATTCCTGTCAATGTGCCACGTTTCACCAATGAGATCCAGAGGGACCACACTCGAGGGTTTGCTCGGGAAAGAGGCTCTCGCTCTGGGCCATCACCCACAAGTGGTACCCTGGAAGTCCAGAAACCCCCCGAGAGAAACTTCAGCGCTGAAG GCCCGTTCAGAGACTGTCTCGCCGCACAGGAAGCCGGCCACAGCACCAGCGGCATGTACCTGATCAGACCAGACGAAGCCGAGAGGCCAGTGCAGGCCTGGTGTGAACAGGATATAGACAATGGGGGTTGGACTGTTATCCAGAGCAGGAGAGACGGATCAGTTAACTTCTTCAGGAACTGGGATAACTACAAG AGCGGCTTTGGCAACATAGACGGGGAATACTGGCTTGGTCTGGAAGGCATCTACAATTTAGGGAGGCAGGGGGACTATAagctgctggtggagctggaggacTGGATGGGCAAAAAGGTCTACGCTCAGTACAGCAGCTTCCACCTGGAGCCAGAGAGCGAGGGCTTCCGCCTGCGGCTGGGCACCTACCAGGGCAACGCCGGGGACTCCCTCAGCAGCCACAATGGCAAACAGTTCACCACTCTGGATCGAGACAAGGATGCCTTCTCAG GTAACTGTGCCCATTTCCATAAAGGAGGCTGGTGGTACAATGCTTGTGGCCAAGCCAATCTTAATGGTGTCTGGTACACCGGAGGCGTCTACCGCAGCAAGTTCCAAGATGGGATCTTCTGGGCCGACTACGGCGGAGGCTTCTACTCCATGAAATCTGTCCGCATGATGATCAGGCCCATAGACTGA
- the LOC130179333 gene encoding protein zyg-11 homolog isoform X2, with amino-acid sequence MEAEGPQGLSDLCLAQVCRSLDSLCSRRADGSMSLSWAPLFPQEMADQLLRKMATAGILNDTTVGIFRNCKELRLRRASIRCCPVSADAFCLALCPHRLQELDASWVPGGLTGANIVAGMASNLECRSSLQRLSLNGLRLDWESLEEDGGVRVGFSSLQGLRTLNLANTDLSDAALEDICTLPQLETLDISCSAVSNLTALLECKNTLRSLIAHRLRQLDMSPARLLFVLSQLHALKHLDFSNDHFAVDDNDGRDGDETVRQLLEGSPQVLPSLVSLDISGRKRVNEAAVRVFVEARNGLVFLGLLATGVSSCAVLSSQENLKVTGEANENQVCEALRRYRDRECFTREALVHLYNLTTDIDKPRPDMLQLVLSGMQSHPTSLHVHLVATACAFNLTTQDLAESMPVSLITSAVTQLLYAMKTFPGHQQVQKNCLLALCSDYILQDVPFDKYLAATLVINWLSSHEDLTLQRMAVAVISILVAKLSTEQMAQLSKDVFIMKLLAIVQQKAMVGVVDSTLKFALSALWNLTDEMPAAARNFIECQGLELYEEVLESYYTEPSIQQKVLGLLNNIAEVEELQADLLEEDLLEHVLSLLQDSQVEVGVRYFAGGILAHLTSRPEAWTLEEELRTTILKQMHTSIMTWTQLEREMVSYRSFRPFCPLLQTRQPSGVQLWAVWAIHLVCSQNTSHYSGMLEREGMTELLKALAAHPDTHTDIKGLSETILGMVEQHQSHSGAFSNQTGPRNS; translated from the exons ATG GAAGCCGAGGGCCCCCAGGGCTTGAGCGACCTCTGCTTGGCTCAGGTGTGCCGCAGCCTGGACTCCCTGTGCAGCAGACGAGCAGACGGCtccatgagcctcagctgggCCCCACTGTTCCCACAGGAGATGGCTGACCAGCTGCTGCGAAAGATGGCAACTGCAG GGATACTGAATGACACAACTGTTGGGATTTTCCGAAACTGCAAAGAGCTCCGCCTGCGCCGAGCCTCCATCCGCTGCTGCCCAGTATCTGCAGACGCTTTCTGTCTGGCCCTCTGCCCTCACCGTCTCCAGGAGCTAGATGCCTCCTGGGTCCCTGGGGGCCTCACTGGGGCTAACATTGTCGCAGGCATGGCATCCAACCTGGAGTGCAGGTCCAGCCTGCAGAGGTTGTCCCTCAATGGGCTCCGTCTGGACTGGGAGTCtctggaggaggatggaggggtcCGAGTTGGCTTCAGCTCGCTGCAGGGACTGAGGACGCTAAACCTGGCCAACACAGACCTGAGTGACGCTGCCCTGGAGGATATCTGCACTCTCCCTCAGCTGGAGACTCTGGATATCTCCTGCAGTGCCGTCTCAAACCTCACAGCGCTCCTTGAGTGCAAGAACACCCTGAGGTCCTTAATCGCCCACCGGCTGCGGCAGCTGGATATGTCACCTGCCAGGCTGCTCTTTGTCCTCAGCCAGCTTCACGCTCTCAAGCATCTGGACTTTTCCAATGACCACTTTGCTGTGGATGACAACGACGGGAGGGACGGGGATGAGACAGTGCGGCAGCTTCTGGAGGGGAGTCCCCAGGTTCTCCCTTCGCTTGTTTCTCTAGATATATCCGGGCGGAAGAGGGTCAATGAAGCCGCAGTCCGAGTGTTTGTGGAAGCCAGGAACGGGCTGGTCTTCCTGGGCCTGCTAGCCACCGGGGTCAGCTCCTGTGCTGTCCTTTCTTCACAGGAAAACCTAAAA GTAACCGGAGAAGCTAATGAGAACCAGGTGTGTGAGGCCCTGAGACGCTACAGAGACAGGGAGTGTTTTACACGAGAGGCCCTCGTCCATCTCTACAATCTAACCACAGACATTGACAAACCACGACCGGATATGCTACAG CTGGTGCTGAGTGGGATGCAGAGCCACCCCACCTCCCTGCACGTCCACCTGGTGGCCACTGCGTGCGCATTCAACCTGACCACTCAGGACCTGGCAGAGTCCATGCCCGTCAGCCTGATCACCTCCGCTGTCACCCAGCTGCTGTACGCCATGAAGACCTTCCCCGGCCACCAGCAG GTTCAGAAAAACTGTCTGCTGGCACTTTGCAGTGACTACATCCTTCAGGATGTCCCATTTGACAA GTATTTAGCTGCCACGCTGGTGATTAACTGGCTGAGCAGCCACGAGGATCTGACCCTTCAGAGGATGGCTGTGGCTGTCATCTCCATTCTGGTGGCCAAG ttgTCCACAGAGCAGATGGCACAACTCAGCAAGGACGTCTTTATTATGAAG ctgctggctATCGTGCAGCAGAAGGCGATGGTGGGAGTGGTGGACTCCACTCTGAAGTTCGCCCTGAGTGCTCTGTGGAACCTGACGGATGAGATGCCCGCTGCGGCCCGCAACTTCATCGAGTGCCAGGGCCTGGAGCTGTACGAGGAGGTTCTGGAG TCGTACTACACTGAACCTTCTATTCAACAGAAAGTTCTTGGCCTCCTG AACAATAtagcagaggtggaggagctgcAAGCAGACCTGTTGGAGGAGGACCTGCTGGAACACGTCCTCAGCCTCCTGCAGGATTCCCAGGTGGAGGTCGGGGTCCGTTACTTCGCCGGGGGGATTCTGGCGCATCTCACCTCCAGACCGGAGGCCTGGACCCTGGAGGAGGAGCTCCGCACCACCATACTGAAGcagatg CATACTTCCATAATGACATGGACCCAACTGGAGAGAGAAATGGTCTCTTACAG GTCGTTCCGTCCATTTTGCCCTCTGCTTCAGACTCGTCAGCCCTCAGGAGTGCAGCTGTGGGCAGTCTGGGCCATACATCTGGTCTGCAGTCAAAACA CGTCACATTACAGCGGCATGCTGGAGAGGGAAGGCATGACTGAACTTCTGAAGGCTTTGGCTGCACATcccgacacacacaccgacaTTAAAGGACTATCAGAGACCATCTTGGGAATGGTAGAGCAACACCAGAGTCACTCGGGAGCCTTCAGCAACCAGACGGGGCCTCGAAACtcttga
- the LOC130179333 gene encoding protein zyg-11 homolog isoform X1, with protein MEAEGPQGLSDLCLAQVCRSLDSLCSRRADGSMSLSWAPLFPQEMADQLLRKMATAGILNDTTVGIFRNCKELRLRRASIRCCPVSADAFCLALCPHRLQELDASWVPGGLTGANIVAGMASNLECRSSLQRLSLNGLRLDWESLEEDGGVRVGFSSLQGLRTLNLANTDLSDAALEDICTLPQLETLDISCSAVSNLTALLECKNTLRSLIAHRLRQLDMSPARLLFVLSQLHALKHLDFSNDHFAVDDNDGRDGDETVRQLLEGSPQVLPSLVSLDISGRKRVNEAAVRVFVEARNGLVFLGLLATGVSSCAVLSSQENLKVTGEANENQVCEALRRYRDRECFTREALVHLYNLTTDIDKPRPDMLQLVLSGMQSHPTSLHVHLVATACAFNLTTQDLAESMPVSLITSAVTQLLYAMKTFPGHQQVQKNCLLALCSDYILQDVPFDKYLAATLVINWLSSHEDLTLQRMAVAVISILVAKLSTEQMAQLSKDVFIMKQLLAIVQQKAMVGVVDSTLKFALSALWNLTDEMPAAARNFIECQGLELYEEVLESYYTEPSIQQKVLGLLNNIAEVEELQADLLEEDLLEHVLSLLQDSQVEVGVRYFAGGILAHLTSRPEAWTLEEELRTTILKQMHTSIMTWTQLEREMVSYRSFRPFCPLLQTRQPSGVQLWAVWAIHLVCSQNTSHYSGMLEREGMTELLKALAAHPDTHTDIKGLSETILGMVEQHQSHSGAFSNQTGPRNS; from the exons ATG GAAGCCGAGGGCCCCCAGGGCTTGAGCGACCTCTGCTTGGCTCAGGTGTGCCGCAGCCTGGACTCCCTGTGCAGCAGACGAGCAGACGGCtccatgagcctcagctgggCCCCACTGTTCCCACAGGAGATGGCTGACCAGCTGCTGCGAAAGATGGCAACTGCAG GGATACTGAATGACACAACTGTTGGGATTTTCCGAAACTGCAAAGAGCTCCGCCTGCGCCGAGCCTCCATCCGCTGCTGCCCAGTATCTGCAGACGCTTTCTGTCTGGCCCTCTGCCCTCACCGTCTCCAGGAGCTAGATGCCTCCTGGGTCCCTGGGGGCCTCACTGGGGCTAACATTGTCGCAGGCATGGCATCCAACCTGGAGTGCAGGTCCAGCCTGCAGAGGTTGTCCCTCAATGGGCTCCGTCTGGACTGGGAGTCtctggaggaggatggaggggtcCGAGTTGGCTTCAGCTCGCTGCAGGGACTGAGGACGCTAAACCTGGCCAACACAGACCTGAGTGACGCTGCCCTGGAGGATATCTGCACTCTCCCTCAGCTGGAGACTCTGGATATCTCCTGCAGTGCCGTCTCAAACCTCACAGCGCTCCTTGAGTGCAAGAACACCCTGAGGTCCTTAATCGCCCACCGGCTGCGGCAGCTGGATATGTCACCTGCCAGGCTGCTCTTTGTCCTCAGCCAGCTTCACGCTCTCAAGCATCTGGACTTTTCCAATGACCACTTTGCTGTGGATGACAACGACGGGAGGGACGGGGATGAGACAGTGCGGCAGCTTCTGGAGGGGAGTCCCCAGGTTCTCCCTTCGCTTGTTTCTCTAGATATATCCGGGCGGAAGAGGGTCAATGAAGCCGCAGTCCGAGTGTTTGTGGAAGCCAGGAACGGGCTGGTCTTCCTGGGCCTGCTAGCCACCGGGGTCAGCTCCTGTGCTGTCCTTTCTTCACAGGAAAACCTAAAA GTAACCGGAGAAGCTAATGAGAACCAGGTGTGTGAGGCCCTGAGACGCTACAGAGACAGGGAGTGTTTTACACGAGAGGCCCTCGTCCATCTCTACAATCTAACCACAGACATTGACAAACCACGACCGGATATGCTACAG CTGGTGCTGAGTGGGATGCAGAGCCACCCCACCTCCCTGCACGTCCACCTGGTGGCCACTGCGTGCGCATTCAACCTGACCACTCAGGACCTGGCAGAGTCCATGCCCGTCAGCCTGATCACCTCCGCTGTCACCCAGCTGCTGTACGCCATGAAGACCTTCCCCGGCCACCAGCAG GTTCAGAAAAACTGTCTGCTGGCACTTTGCAGTGACTACATCCTTCAGGATGTCCCATTTGACAA GTATTTAGCTGCCACGCTGGTGATTAACTGGCTGAGCAGCCACGAGGATCTGACCCTTCAGAGGATGGCTGTGGCTGTCATCTCCATTCTGGTGGCCAAG ttgTCCACAGAGCAGATGGCACAACTCAGCAAGGACGTCTTTATTATGAAG cagctgctggctATCGTGCAGCAGAAGGCGATGGTGGGAGTGGTGGACTCCACTCTGAAGTTCGCCCTGAGTGCTCTGTGGAACCTGACGGATGAGATGCCCGCTGCGGCCCGCAACTTCATCGAGTGCCAGGGCCTGGAGCTGTACGAGGAGGTTCTGGAG TCGTACTACACTGAACCTTCTATTCAACAGAAAGTTCTTGGCCTCCTG AACAATAtagcagaggtggaggagctgcAAGCAGACCTGTTGGAGGAGGACCTGCTGGAACACGTCCTCAGCCTCCTGCAGGATTCCCAGGTGGAGGTCGGGGTCCGTTACTTCGCCGGGGGGATTCTGGCGCATCTCACCTCCAGACCGGAGGCCTGGACCCTGGAGGAGGAGCTCCGCACCACCATACTGAAGcagatg CATACTTCCATAATGACATGGACCCAACTGGAGAGAGAAATGGTCTCTTACAG GTCGTTCCGTCCATTTTGCCCTCTGCTTCAGACTCGTCAGCCCTCAGGAGTGCAGCTGTGGGCAGTCTGGGCCATACATCTGGTCTGCAGTCAAAACA CGTCACATTACAGCGGCATGCTGGAGAGGGAAGGCATGACTGAACTTCTGAAGGCTTTGGCTGCACATcccgacacacacaccgacaTTAAAGGACTATCAGAGACCATCTTGGGAATGGTAGAGCAACACCAGAGTCACTCGGGAGCCTTCAGCAACCAGACGGGGCCTCGAAACtcttga